TGGCCGCCTGATTAATGGCCGCCTAAACGCCCTAGGCACTATATGCTCCTTGAAAATTCGAGGAGCGATTTTTTGTAATAATGCTTAATCCTTAAAAATGTGGTGTAATGAAATGCAGGAGCTATGTGGAAATGGAGAGAACATTCAAGGTTTATGTGTACGAGGATGGACAGCCGCCGGTGGCTCACTACGGTCCCTGCAAGAGCATATACGCAATCGAAGGTCATTTCATCCATGCCATGGATTTTAGCCAGTTTCGAACCACTGATCCAGACAGTGCCCACGTTTTCTTCCTTCCTTTCAGCGTTACTGTGCTGAGTAAAATGATTTATGTCGCGAATTCCCATGATTGGAGTCCCATGAAGAGAACTGCCTTGGACTATGTCCAGTCTATTGCTCGGAAATACCCCTTCTGGAATCGCACCCTCGGCGCCGACCATTTCATGCTTTCTTGCCATGATTGGGTTAGTACATATGCCTTATTTAACTTATCTTTTTAGAAATTTTGTCGAGTGACAGAAAAATTCAACCTTATGGCTGCTTCTGACTAGTTGCaaaaaaattgcatattttaACCACTTTTGAGAACATCCGGacatatttggtaaaatagttaatcTATTactcaattttagcttatttgactattattagttatttgacttgattaaaaaacatttggttaattaactttttgtaacttcaaaatgccaAAGTTTAAAAAATTGCCCACAGTCACTTTTTCAACTagcaactaatttaccaaaaatctttttataatcagctaatattatcaattagtTATACCTTTTATCCTATTAGTTAACAACCATTTAGCAAACAAGGCTTCATCTCGATTTTAAAGGAAATTACATAATTTTGCAATGTAGGGGCCAGAAATATCAGCTTCGATTCCAAATCTACAAAAATATGCAATCAGAGCATTGTGCAATGCCAACACCTCAGAAAGATTCAACCCCAAGAAAGACGTGTCCATCCCCGAAATCAACCTCCCCGACGGCACAACAAACGGGTTGATCGGCGGGCCGCCGCCAACAGAGCGTCCGGTGCTGGTCTTCTACGCCGGAGGGCTTCACGGCCCGGTCCGACCAATTCTCCTGAAGCATTGGGAGAACAAAGACGAAGACATTAAAGTCCACAGTTATCTCCCTAAGAACGTGTCGTACCATGGAATGATGAGGAAAAGCAAGTACTGCTTATGTCCCAGTGGGTACGAGGTTGCCAGTCCAAGAATGGTGGAAGCGCTGTACACGGGTTGCGTCCCCGTGCTTATAAAACGCGGCTACGTGCCGCCGTTTAGTGACGTGTTGAATTGGACGGCTTTTGCGGTTATTATTCCGGTGGAGGACATCCCTAACCTCAAGAAAATCTTGACGGATATTCCTCAGACGCAGTACGAGGTTCTGCAGAGGAGAGGAGTTGAGGTTCGGAGACATTTTGAGGTTAATTGGCCTCCTAAACGTTTTGATGTCTTCCACATGATTCTCCATTCCATTTGGCTTAGAAGACTCAATATTCGAGTTCACCATCTCGACAATTAATTTAGTATAAGAAAATCTCAGCATAAAaagctcagttggtcacaagagataaatttgaaaagaaagatcAGGATTGAGTGGACAGTCGGACCATGATATGGGGCCACTTGGAATTGGAGATTCAACTTTTGGAAAGAATTTAGTATCAGGAAATAAATTATAGACATATATTTAGAAGTTACACATGAAAACAGTTATAGATGAATAGTGTTTATAAAGTTGTAATATGGCAAgtgttaaatttatatatattttatacttagaacactttttattaatataatgttagttaaaatttgtttacatttgctttgtttatgaataaatttaattatttactcaTGTGGTGTGGATGAAATGGggcatatatttgtatatataagttTCTCTTTCAGTTTAACaagattttttaatttgatgaagATCTTTGTTATTTTTGAGCTCATTCTCAGTACAAATGGAATTAGTCTTAGTACGActtcaataaaatataataattaatatatcaaaatgTGCACTTTATCCAGATGATATTCATCTTTTAACTTTACATAGAAAATTTATCATCAACTCTCACGTAAAGTTAAACTTACAATATTGTAGTTACTAAATTAATTGGGgaatggttttcaaaaaaaaaaattaattggggaattaatttaattagctgAGTTGCCCCACTAAATTTAGTCCTTATCGTTGTTCCAAATTCAGTCCTTATGATACGAAATGCATTAATTTTCACTCCAATAGACGTCAAAGCTAAGGACCAAGAAGGCAAGAATCTTCTTGTCTTATTTATCATGCTATTTTGTCACTTTGAAACAAGAACAATTTATTTGTGTAGTGGACAATGACTACAAAGTCAAATCATGGTATCCGACAAACATtctaagggaaaaaaaaaacagggtATCAGACAATACACACGTAGATCGAAGTGGCTTCATATATATCTCAATTATAAACATATAGAGATAAGAAAAGATAGATATATGATTTAGATAGGGTAAAACATCAATACATTAATTTAATGGTACGTGTATTTATATGATTCCTTAATTATTTCCGTTTtagtaaataacaaataaatatggGGTGAGCTCCGATCCCacagaaaaaaattatatacacacTACTAGACAATAATATTATTCTGACAAGCTAAGCATGAGCCACACTAATAAACTTGATCTCATAGATAATGCATTAAAAGGAAAGAGATTGACGGACAATCAATCATTTTATGCCCCCTATTATGTTGGTATGCTTGAATTCTTTATTAACAAACTacattgtatattaaaaaaatgacatgcACGTAAAGtgaatataaaatgtaatttgaaaagtgaaaatagtTTACATTTTATATTCACTTTACGTGCAtgtcattttttataatatttaaaaaagaaaaatatttatagtcaTTGGTTAGATAGGACCAAATAaaccttaataatataaataaatcatataatGAGATGTTATAAAAAGAACCCATGCCACTAACTAATCAAATATTAAAGAGTTCAATACAatattggaaaagaaaaatagttttttttttttataaatgttttgaaaaaaaaaatagttttaagaaatttaaaaagcaGCTGGACTCTAGGCCGGCTACATAAGCTTCACTTAGCTAATTTATTAAGTAATTGTTCATCAAAGGACTGAAATGAGTAATGATGTTTAGATCAGACCATCGAAAATCAACAagattatctttaaaaaatcatttagaaTTATTTGAAAAGCCATCAAATATGTAAAGACCAAAGAGGAAAACGAAATGATTATTATCACCCAAcctgtatatataattattcatttcttattatatataatgatcaAAATCAAATCCATGCCCATAACCCATTATATTAAGCCTCCAATTCAGCTATGAAGCTAGTTTAATTAAGCCTCCAATCCAACATTTTTCATATCGAAATATAATCCACATGTATAATGTATACAAATCAATATAGGAGGACAATataattcacaatttcacataatttattaaataaatcgTTGTCATAGTCATTTTCTTATTAATGGGATGGTTTAGCCATGTTCCTAGATGTCCAAAATCCACGTATTCATAATCGTTGTAGTTTATAGGATAGAACATGCACCAACATAACatcttactataataattattatttttttaacgaGAGAAACTTGCCCCACAATCACAACTCAGAGTGTGCGAtaagtaaatttcacttttatatAATAGTCTGCAAATCAAACAAATTTGTATGATAGGTTCGATCGAAAAGATATTAACAAGAATTCGAATTCATAACCAcccaaatatgaaaattttcgTCTTAATGACTAATCGAAACTAACCATAAATAAGCTTATTGGATTTCACTTAATTATTTTGGTTATcgaaaaatcaaatttaccaATTCTAAACATACATGAAAAATGATTCTCTAATGACCAATCAAAACCAACCGAAAATTAACCAACCAGacttttagttaattattttggttgataaaaaaaaatcatatctcTATGACAGTGGTTTAATTACTCTAGTGATTGAATAGTTGTACTTGAAACTCCCACGAGATAAGGTGGTGCTAGATTTGAACTCCACTATAAGCAACCTCAAAATGATCTCCACCAATTTGGTATGGGGTTAGCATTAGGCTCAGTTTAGTACTGAGCTTGGAGTTAGGCATATTCTATTTACtttctcatgggtgcgaaagaTGGTCCAATTTTTATTAAACACTCTCTCGAGCAGATCgattatattgaaaattataatattaaatgatACGCTCTATAGTACATTACccataaattaaacaaaattgaatTATTTGATAAGAAATTGGTCTACATAATCTATTGGATCATTAATGCAATTTGGGCGATAAACGAATCGAGCCAAGCTTGAGCTCGGATGGCTTAAACTAGAGCTCGATAAATAGTAAGTGGGTTCGAGCTCAAAGTTAATCGAGCCACTCAACTCATTTACacctaaatataaatattaataatatactaatgtgaaaggaagaaaagaaaaaaaaaatggtatttttgCATGCTGAACTCGGGAATAGAGGCGCCTATACAAGGTGACGCTTGTCGTGCCTGTGATGTGGCCACCATTTCTCACCAATTCGATATAGCTCTTCCCACACTGCCCTTCACCTCACCCCTCTTAAATATACTCGATCTCGTTGCCTGATTTGGAAATACGAAAATGATGGAGGGGTTGAAGAAAAGAGTTTGGAAATCGTTTTCCTCATCGTCATCTACGACGTCGTTGTGGATTACGGCGCCGTTACTGATTCTGGTCTGTTTGGTGGTGGCTTTAGGGAGTTCCAAAGCTTCTTCTAGTTGGGTTTTTGTTGACAGTTATTATCCGTGGAGTTGGGATCCTTTTCTTGCTCGTGATAAAATTCCCGGTTCTCCGCCGCCTTCTAACCAGCCGCCGTCAACTTTTCCGTCGGTGGTAACGGCTGACAACAGCGGCGGTGGAAAGATATTAGCTTATAATTCTAGCATTAACAGTTCTGCTTCACCACTCGACTTTGAATCTCAAGAAATGCAACAGCCTGTaaggtttttttattttttacttctaattttgtatttaatttttctctCTTGCCTTTAATTATCGCTGTattaatgattaaaattttTACTCAACTTTAACTACGGATCGGAGTATAAAATTTTATGTAGTAAACGATGGGTTTTTATCTCTTAATGGCGTTTTTAAGGTTTAGAACACAATATAATGTGGCTAATCTCCAACCAGCCAATTGCCTTTGATAACTACAGTGTTCTAAATTCGACTTATATtagcattcttgatttgagcaaTCAGTTATGATAATCTGATTTATCTACTTGTGATGTGTGTAACAATAATGTGGGTAAATTAAAGTACACATCGGTCGCAGGTTGGCCAGGCAAGAAAATTCCTTACAATCATCTATACCATATATTACTATACGCCAATAACTCATATTGTTAGTATTAGTACACAATTAAGTGTATATTTTGTTGTGCCAATGCTATAGTATTGACATATATAGGTGCAACAATTCCCGACGAACCAGTAACTTAGAATGTACTATTGACACACGTTTTGACTAGCTACTACCAGTAACATAGAATGCATGTACCAGTGACATATGGGTGGGCTAGCCAATAGTTACCTTGGTAACTAATAAGGTAGAATATAATGTACTATTGAAACATGGGCTAACACCAATAGTTACCTTATCTAGTTTAGAATTTACTATGGACACAAATGCTACCTAGCAACGATTAGTAACCTTGAATGTACTATTGACTGACAAAAGTGTTGGTCATAGAATTTACTATTGATCCAGGTGTTGACCAGCACAATATATAGAATGTACTATATATTGATACCGGTGTTAATAGGGCAGGATTAATATTGGTTGTTTATTTGTGTAACAGGATATACAAAAGGAAGAAGATTTGAATATCTCATCAAGTGTGCCCAGCATAATTTCATCATCCAACGAAACCCAAACTCCTCTACAAGTAACAATCAAAAGTAAGTTCAGGAATCTGGAAAGGCTGGAAGCTAATTTGGGAAAAGCTAGAGCTGCAATAAGATCAGCAGCTGTGCATGGAATAAACCAAACAGACGACCCTGACTATGTTCCCACTGGCTCGCTCTACTGGAATGCCAATGTTTTCCACAGGTTATCATCCGCGCACTAAAACAACGTTAGGTTGTACTAAGATATACATACTTCAATTTACTTAACATTAAGTTTCCAGTGTTTAATTTGTCTGATCTCCTAATGGAAAAGCAGGAGTTACTTGGAAATGGAGAAGCAGCTCAAGATATTTGTGTATGAAGAGGGAGAACCCCCCATTTTTCACAATGGGCCTTGCAAAAGCATTTATGCAAGTGAAGGCAACTTCATTTCCCATATGGAGACTTCGCCATTTCGCACCAGAGATCCAGAGAAGGCCCACATTTTCTTCCTTCCATTCAGTGTAACAGGAATAGTGTACTTTCTTTATGACAGCAGTGTGCCCGGCAAAAAACATTGGTTTCCTATGAAACAGACAGTTAGCGATTACGTTAACCTTGTTGCTCGAAAGTATCCTTACTGGAATCGAAGCATTGGAGCTGATCATTTCATGCTTGCTTGCCATGATTGGGTAAGTATCACACCTTCATCAATAGCTTGCATGGTTCTTAATGCGTTTGCATGGTATATTTCTTTTTTCGTGAAGAGGGTAACCCACGGCCACAACCTAAAGGTATGCATTGAGTAAATTTCACCTTGGCAATACAGGACCACAATGAGGTAAGATATGCACAGGATAAATCTGGCCTTTTGACCTTAACATGCACAAGACCAAGGGACCACAGATCAGATAAACCAACTTAGGTTTTCATAGTTGACCTATGAGTTATGACTTAAATCAGTAAGACTAATAGACTGCTTCCAATGAAAGTTGAACTTATAACCTTCTGTTACTAAGTCAATAGATCAAACTTAATTGGAAAGATTGTTGCAGGGGCCTGAGATTTCTAAGGCTGTTCCTGAGCTATTCAAGAACTCAATCCGAGCATTGTGCAATGCCAATACCTCAGAAGGGTTTAAACCCTCTAAGGATGTCTCGATCCCGGAGATCCTTCTTCCGGGAGGTACAATGCACGGCCTGATAGGCGGCCCCTCGCCATCACACCGGTCAATCCTGGCTTTCTTTGCCGGAGGGCTTCACGGTCCCATAAGGCCAATCCTCCTAGAGCATTGGGAGAACAAAGACAACGACATCCAAGTTCATAGGTACCTTCCCAAGGGCATTTCGTACTACGAAATGCTGAGAAAGTCCAAGTTCTGCATATGTCCCAGTGGGTACGAGGTTGCCAGTCCAAGAATGGTGGAAGCTATTTACACAGGCTGTGTCCCTGTGCTCATCAAGAACCACTACGTCGCGCCTTTCAGCGACGTCTTGAACTGGAAGAAGTTCTCCATCGAAATCCCGGTGGAGGACATTCCAAATCTGAAGAAAATCCTCACTGACATATCTCCCAGAAAGTACATAAGATTGCAGAGAAAAGTGTTGATAGCCAGACGACATTTCGAGGTGAATTTGCCTCCGAAGAGATACGATGTTACTCACATGATTCTTCACTCTGCCTGGCTTAGGAGATTAAATGTCCGGCTTCATGGCATTGAAGATACTTGAGAATTGAATAGATCAGATATATATAGTGCTTTGCTTTCTTGTGTTTCCTGTGCaggaaaaaatggaaaatggaataTATGTTGGTTCATGTCTACGTACGTAGTATATATCTGTGTTCCATAAATTTGTTGTGGTAAGTAGTATTTGTTTtgtcaaaaggaaaaaaggtgTAACTTATAGATCAATATATAGTGTTTATAAAGTTGTAATATGGCAAgagttaaatttatatatattttatacaacacttttattaatataatgttagtttaaatttgtttatatatgctTTGTTTATGAATAAATTTAGTTATTTAGTCATGTGTGGATGTAATGGTGCATGTATAAGTTTCTTCGAGTTTAATAAGATATCTGGATGAAGGTCGTTTTTCTTATTCTTGAGCTCATTCTCGGTACATATAAAATTAGTCCTAGAATATGActtcaataaaatataataatatattaaaatgtgcATCTATCCGGGTTAAGTTCATCTTATGACCttacataaaaaatttataaatcaaatttaTCATATTATAGTTACTGAATCAATTGGAGAATGAATTTTATTAGCTGAGTTGCCCCCACTAAATTTAGTCCTTATCATGATAGGAAAGGCATTAATTTTCACTCCAAATCTCCAATAGATGTCAAAGCTAACGACCAATAAGGCAAGAATCTTCTTTTGTCTTATTTATCATgctattttgtaataatttatttgtgtAGTGGACAATAATTACAAAGTCGCATCATGGTAATATGGTATCTGACAAACATTGTCCATCTTCAATAGATGTGATTTTTAAGAATTtgttgtaagtgtgattatgaaagaaAATATGGAAAGAAGAGAATTAAcaagattattttaaaaaaagttgtttagaattatttgaaaagctttctcaaaaaaaaaaaagaagaattattTGAAAAGCCGTCAAGTATGTAAAGACCAAATAGGAAAACGAATGATTATTATCATATATCCAAcctgtatatataattattcatttcttatcttattatatataatgatcaAAATCAAATCCACGCCCATTAAGCCTCCAATTCAGCTATGAAGTTTAATTAAGCCTCCAATCCAACATTTTTCATATAACATATATTGGAATATAATCCACATGTATGATGTATACAAATCAATATTGGAGGGCAAtataattcacaatttcatataaTTTACTAAATAAATCGTTGTCATAGTCATTTTCTTATTAATGGGATGGTTTAGCCATCTTCGTAGGTGTCCAAAATCCAAAATTGTAGTTTAATTTATAGGGTATATATAACACCAACATAAAATATTActaataattgattttttttttaaacgagaGAAATTAAACTTGTCCCACAATCACTACTCAGAGTGTGCGGTAAATAAATCTCACTTCTATATAATTGCCTGCAAATCAAACAAAATTGTATAGTAAGTTCGATCAAAAAGATGTTGACAAGAATTCAAATTCATAACcattcaaatatgaaaattttcttcttaatgACTAGTCGAAACTAACCATAAATGAACTTATTGGATTTCAATTAGTTATTTTGGTTACcgaaaaatcaaatttaccaATACCAAACATACCTTGAAAAATGATCTTCTAATGGCCAATCAAAACCAACCGAAAATTAACCAATCAGACTTTCAGTTAATTATTTTGCTTGCCAAAAAAATAGAATTCATTTCCCTAGATCAATGGTCTAGTGGTCGAATAGTTGTACTTGAAACTCTTCTCAAAGGACAAGTGGAGCTAGATTTGAACCCCACTATAGACAATCTCAAAATGACCTCCACCAATTGGGTATGGGATTAGCATTACTGCATTAGGCTCAGTTTATTTTAGAGCTTGGAGCTCGAGATATTCTATTTACATTCTCATGgatctgaaaaatgactcaatTTTTATTAACACTTTCTCAAATCCATGATATTGTGAGTCTTACAATTAACATGCCATATCCTAATTCGTTAAACACCTATTAATTACTCGTATATTCCAAATAGTAAACCAATAATCCAACGCAAAGTACAAATTCCGGCCGGAGGACAATAGGATTCCGAATTTAAATAATACAACATACCAACTCGCTG
This region of Ipomoea triloba cultivar NCNSP0323 chromosome 15, ASM357664v1 genomic DNA includes:
- the LOC116006220 gene encoding probable glycosyltransferase At5g03795; its protein translation is MMEGLKKRVWKSFSSSSSTTSLWITAPLLILVCLVVALGSSKASSSWVFVDSYYPWSWDPFLARDKIPGSPPPSNQPPSTFPSVVTADNSGGGKILAYNSSINSSASPLDFESQEMQQPDIQKEEDLNISSSVPSIISSSNETQTPLQVTIKSKFRNLERLEANLGKARAAIRSAAVHGINQTDDPDYVPTGSLYWNANVFHRSYLEMEKQLKIFVYEEGEPPIFHNGPCKSIYASEGNFISHMETSPFRTRDPEKAHIFFLPFSVTGIVYFLYDSSVPGKKHWFPMKQTVSDYVNLVARKYPYWNRSIGADHFMLACHDWGPEISKAVPELFKNSIRALCNANTSEGFKPSKDVSIPEILLPGGTMHGLIGGPSPSHRSILAFFAGGLHGPIRPILLEHWENKDNDIQVHRYLPKGISYYEMLRKSKFCICPSGYEVASPRMVEAIYTGCVPVLIKNHYVAPFSDVLNWKKFSIEIPVEDIPNLKKILTDISPRKYIRLQRKVLIARRHFEVNLPPKRYDVTHMILHSAWLRRLNVRLHGIEDT
- the LOC116006177 gene encoding probable glycosyltransferase At5g03795, whose product is MYPSRTSFPTTKVLWLFMVPFVVLSGFLVLRAPNSLVFTFPYLKTLAVYSAKRYTKLEILESGLAQARSSILTGNQLHSDEHYIPSGSIYWNASSFHRSYVEMERTFKVYVYEDGQPPVAHYGPCKSIYAIEGHFIHAMDFSQFRTTDPDSAHVFFLPFSVTVLSKMIYVANSHDWSPMKRTALDYVQSIARKYPFWNRTLGADHFMLSCHDWGPEISASIPNLQKYAIRALCNANTSERFNPKKDVSIPEINLPDGTTNGLIGGPPPTERPVLVFYAGGLHGPVRPILLKHWENKDEDIKVHSYLPKNVSYHGMMRKSKYCLCPSGYEVASPRMVEALYTGCVPVLIKRGYVPPFSDVLNWTAFAVIIPVEDIPNLKKILTDIPQTQYEVLQRRGVEVRRHFEVNWPPKRFDVFHMILHSIWLRRLNIRVHHLDN